TTGAATCATCCGCTGAAACGGGTGATACGGAAGATAGCGGGAAAACGATATGAGTGATCGCATAACGGTTGGACAATTATACGCAGGCCCGATTACACCGAATATGCTTCAAAGACCCAAAACAGGAGAAGCTTCGGCTATACCCGAAAAACCTTTTGCAAAAGTACTGGAAGATAATCTTCTGAAATTGAGCAATCATGCTGCCAAACGATTGGAACAGCGTGGTATTGAACTCAAGACTGAGCAAATGGAACAGATTGGTTCTGCTTTGGACAAAGCTGCTGCCAAAGGAGCCAAAGAGTCATTGATTTTAATGCAGGATATGGCTTTTATCGTCAATGTCAAAAATCGTACTGTGGTTACAGCTATGGATAGTGAGAGCATGAAGGATAATGTGTTCACTCAGATTGATAGTGCCGTAATCATTTCTTGACCGGCTGGCCCTTCTCGGGAGCCGGAATGCCGCTGACCGACTGATGCGGTAACCAAATGAAGACTGGGAGGATTTTTAAAAATGTTGAAATCAATGTACTCAGGCGTTTCCGGGATGCGGGGTTTCCAAACAAAACTCGACGTAATTGGTAACAATATTGCGAACGTAAACACGGTTGGCTTCAAAGGCAGTCGGGTTATGTTCAAAGATATTATGAGCCAAACCACTTCAGGTGTGACCGCACCTGGTGATGCAACCGGTGGTGTGAATGCAAAACAAATTGGTCTAGGTGTATCTGTAGGCTCTATTGATACATTACATTTGGCGGGAAGTCCAATGACAACAAACAACCCAACAGATATGCGGATTAATGGAGATGGATTCTTCTTGGTACGTTTGAGTGAAGATCAGGAAGTACCTTACCTGACTCGTGCAGGGGATTTCCATGTGGATGCTGCACGTAACCTTTTGACATCGGATGGATTGTTTGTTCTGGATAACGGTGGTGGAAATATCACGATACCTGATGATGTTGTTTCCTTCACGATTGGTCAGGATGGTACGATCAATCAAACTATGGCGGATGGAACAGTTGAAGCGGGAGCACAACTTGGTATCGGAAAAGTGGTCAATCCAGAAGGTTTAGAGAAGATCGGCGGTAATCTATACCGTATGACAGCAAATGCTAATCCCGATGGTGAGCTTGAAATTTTGACAGCGAATGATGCCGAAAATGGAACTGGCTCTATTATCACAGGACAGCTCGAAATGTCTAATGTGGATCTGACTGGAGAGTTTACTGAAATGATCGTAGCTCAACGTGGATTCCAGGCCAACTCCCGGATCATTACAACGTCGGATGAAATACTTCAGGAAGTTGTTAACCTGAAACGTTAATAGCTGATTAATGAATTTTTAAAACGTGGGGGAGCTTGCTCCTCCCACTCTGATTAAGGGGGCTTAGCATGATTTCGGTTACGCGGTTAAATGGTTCTCCCATGTGGTTAAATGCGCTGATGGTTGAAATTGTGGAAGAGACGCCGGATACGTATATTACTCTGGTAACTGGAAAGAGACTGATTGTGCTTGAAAAAGCCACTGACGTTATTTCCAAGATTAAAGATTACAACCGTGAAATCGGGGTTCAGGCAGCCACTATTAAAGTGCAGCAAACGGAGGAATCCTGATGAAAAAAATGATGCCCTGGCTTGCAACAATGTTGCTGGCGATAACACTCATTGTGGTGGTTGTGTTTGTATTTATGCAAGGACAGAACGGGAATAAGGACGACACACATACGGCGGCAGCTGCTGAAGAAAAAAAAATGACTGCGGATGAAATTGTAGAAGTATCGTCAGAGCTTGCACAGATTAAAACGAATCTGGCCGATCCGGATCGTATTATTATGGTTAGTTTTTCTTTCAAGTTATCTGACAAAACAGCCAAAGAAGATTTTGAAAAAATCAAAAGCATTACGGTGAAGCCCATTATTATTCAGGCACTTGCAGACACCAAGGCTGAGGAACTGAGTTCGGCCAAGGGTATGAAACAATTCAATGAGAAACTGACAGGTCTAATTAATGAGGCATTGCCTGAGCCGAAATTGAAAAGCACTAGTTTTTCAGACATTGTTATAGCATCAATGTAAATGAACAGAACACGCTGTAGACCTGTAAGGGGGTGAGAACATGGTGGATGTATTATCACAAAATGAGATTGACGCCCTATTAGCAGCCCTTTCTTCTGGTGAAATGGACGCAGAAGAATTGAAGAAGGAAGAAACTCAGAAGAAAATCAGATCGTACGATTTTAAGCGGGCAGTGCGTTTTTCCAAAGACCATATCAGAAGCTTGACTCGTATTCACGAAAACTTTGCACGCTTTCTCACCACTTATTTTTCAGCCCAACTGCGGACGTTCGTTCAAATCAATGTCGTTCAGGTCGAACAGTTGCCTTATGATGAGTTTATCCGTTCTATTCCTAAGATGACGATATTGAACATTTTTGAAGCGGAGCCACTACAGGGACGAATGGTGATGGAAGTCCACCCAAACGTGGGATATGCGATGTTGGATCGCCTGCTTGGTGGAACCGGAACTGCTCCAACCAAGATCGCATCCATGACGGAGATTGAGACGACCATCATGGAGCGGATATTCAGCCGAGCATTTGAAAGTTTGCAGGAAGCATGGAAGACTGTGTTGGATATTTCCCCAAGGATGGAAGCGCTCGAGACCAATCCGCAATTTATGCAGATTGTATCTCCCAATGAGACCATTGCTCTGATCTCGCTCAGTACCAAAATTGGTGACACGACAGGCATGATCAATCTATGTATACCGCATGTCGTTCTTGAACCTATTATGTCACGGTTGTCAACTCATCAGTGGTTTGTTTCGGAGAAGAAAACGAGAGCTCCGGAGGAGTATGATGCTCTAAAAGAGCGTGTAAACAAAGCCAAGTTACCAATCGTTGCGGAATTGGGAGAATCGAGAATTTCAATTGCAGAATTTCTGGGTCTGTCCGTTGGCGATGTCATTACGTTGAACAAACCAGTTGATGAGGGACTTTCCATAAAAG
This Paenibacillus xylanexedens DNA region includes the following protein-coding sequences:
- the flgG gene encoding flagellar basal body rod protein FlgG, with product MLKSMYSGVSGMRGFQTKLDVIGNNIANVNTVGFKGSRVMFKDIMSQTTSGVTAPGDATGGVNAKQIGLGVSVGSIDTLHLAGSPMTTNNPTDMRINGDGFFLVRLSEDQEVPYLTRAGDFHVDAARNLLTSDGLFVLDNGGGNITIPDDVVSFTIGQDGTINQTMADGTVEAGAQLGIGKVVNPEGLEKIGGNLYRMTANANPDGELEILTANDAENGTGSIITGQLEMSNVDLTGEFTEMIVAQRGFQANSRIITTSDEILQEVVNLKR
- a CDS encoding TIGR02530 family flagellar biosynthesis protein, yielding MSDRITVGQLYAGPITPNMLQRPKTGEASAIPEKPFAKVLEDNLLKLSNHAAKRLEQRGIELKTEQMEQIGSALDKAAAKGAKESLILMQDMAFIVNVKNRTVVTAMDSESMKDNVFTQIDSAVIIS
- the fliM gene encoding flagellar motor switch protein FliM, which translates into the protein MVDVLSQNEIDALLAALSSGEMDAEELKKEETQKKIRSYDFKRAVRFSKDHIRSLTRIHENFARFLTTYFSAQLRTFVQINVVQVEQLPYDEFIRSIPKMTILNIFEAEPLQGRMVMEVHPNVGYAMLDRLLGGTGTAPTKIASMTEIETTIMERIFSRAFESLQEAWKTVLDISPRMEALETNPQFMQIVSPNETIALISLSTKIGDTTGMINLCIPHVVLEPIMSRLSTHQWFVSEKKTRAPEEYDALKERVNKAKLPIVAELGESRISIAEFLGLSVGDVITLNKPVDEGLSIKVGDKLKYMGSPGTIKDRVAVQIDKIVTEGVEEFDE
- a CDS encoding flagellar basal body-associated FliL family protein, whose protein sequence is MKKMMPWLATMLLAITLIVVVVFVFMQGQNGNKDDTHTAAAAEEKKMTADEIVEVSSELAQIKTNLADPDRIIMVSFSFKLSDKTAKEDFEKIKSITVKPIIIQALADTKAEELSSAKGMKQFNEKLTGLINEALPEPKLKSTSFSDIVIASM
- a CDS encoding flagellar FlbD family protein — encoded protein: MISVTRLNGSPMWLNALMVEIVEETPDTYITLVTGKRLIVLEKATDVISKIKDYNREIGVQAATIKVQQTEES